A window of the Citrus sinensis cultivar Valencia sweet orange chromosome 9, DVS_A1.0, whole genome shotgun sequence genome harbors these coding sequences:
- the LOC102616779 gene encoding G-type lectin S-receptor-like serine/threonine-protein kinase SD1-1 isoform X40, with protein sequence MANRSLDSFIFDQERCMILDWSKRFHIICGTARGLLYLHQDSRLRIIHRDLKASNVLLDQDMNPKISDFGLARAFGGDETEGNTNRVVGTYGYMAPEYASDGQFSVKSDVFSFGILLLEIVSGKKNRGFYHSDNNLNLIGHAWKLWNEGMPSQLIDSCFQDSFNLAEVIRCIHIGLLCVQQHPEDRPSMPSVILMLGSETVLPQPKQPGYLADRKSTRRDYSSIMPESCSTNTITVSGLEGR encoded by the exons ATCAAGAAAGATGTATGATATTGGATTGGTCCAAGCGTTTCCACATTATTTGTGGGACTGCTAGGGGCCTTCTGTACCTTCATCAAGATTCTAGATTGAGGATTATACATCGAGACCTCAAAGCAAGTAATGTGCTACTCGATCAAGATATGAACccaaaaatttcagattttggtTTGGCTAGAGCTTTTGGTGGAGACGAGACAGAAGGAAACACAAACAGAGTGGTTGGAACATA TGGTTATATGGCACCGGAATACGCTAGTGATGGGCAATTCTCAGTAAAATCCGATGTCTTCAGCTTTGGAATTTTATTGCTGGAGATAGTAAgtggaaagaaaaatagaggATTTTATCATTCCGACAACAACCTTAACCTTATAGGACAT GCATGGAAGTTGTGGAACGAAGGCATGCCTTCACAATTAATCGATTCGTGTTTTCAAGACTCATTCAATCTTGCTGAAGTGATACGATGCATCCACATCGGTTTGTTATGCGTGCAACAGCATCCAGAGGACAGGCCAAGCATGCCCTCAGTGATTTTGATGTTGGGCAGCGAGACTGTGTTGCCTCAGCCAAAGCAACCCGGTTACTTGGCGGACAGGAAATCTACCAGACGAGATTATTCATCGATCATGCCTGAATCATGTTCAACTAATACAATTACGGTCTCTGGGTTGGAGGGTCGGTAG
- the LOC102616779 gene encoding G-type lectin S-receptor-like serine/threonine-protein kinase At4g27290 isoform X41 yields the protein MDALSLLLICCKLLLIFSEFSFASDVLTSSQSLSDGNTLISKGGSFELGFFSPGSSKNRYVGILYKSIPVKTVVWVANRLKPIKDSSGLLMINRTGNPVLTSPSMGIVWSASLSKEVSSPLVLQLLDSGNLILRGEQDGDSENYFWQSFDYPSDTLLPGMKVGWDLKTGLERRLTSWKSSNDPSPGDLIWKIERQGNPELVMWKGSTKFYRTGPWNGVTFSASSIKPNPIFNSSFVSNEDELYYTYILVDKAVFSRTLVNQTLSLRQRFVWSKATQSWELYTSLPRDQCDTYNLCGAYGICSISKSPVCQCLKGFKPKSEVYVERSQGCVRTKPLNYSRRDGFVKFNDLKLPDSTSSWVSKSMNLNECREKCLDNSSCMAYTNSDIRGEGSGCAMWFGDLIDIRYFQDGGQDLYIRMSASELGAKGEPTTKIVVIVISSAALLAVVLIAGYLIRKRRRNIAEKTENDQIQNIDLELPLFELATIVSATNNFSINKKLGQGGFGPVYKGTLVDGQEIAVKRLSKISEQGLKELKNEVILFSKLQHRNLVKLLGCCIQGEEKLLIYEFMTNKSLDSFIFDQERCKILDWSKRFHIICGTARGVMYLHQDSRLRIIHRDLKASNVLLDQDMNPKISDFGLARAFGGDETEGNTKRVIGTYGYMAPEYASDGQFSVKSDVFSFGILLLEIISGKKNRGFYHSDNNLNLIGHAWKLWNEGMPSQLIDPCIQGSFNLAEVIRCIHIGLLCVQQHPKDRPSMPSVILMLGSETVLPQPKQPGYLADRNSTRLDSSSSRPESSSTNTITISELEGR from the exons ATGGATGCACTTTCGCTCTTGTTAATCTGTTGCAAGTTACTGCTTATCTTTTCTGAATTCTCATTTGCATCAGATGTCCTTACTTCGTCTCAGTCTCTTAGTGATGGAAACACCTTAATATCAAAAGGTGGAAGCTTTGAGCTTGGTTTCTTCAGTCCCGGTAGTTCCAAGAATCGTTATGTGGGAATTTTGTACAAAAGTATACCAGTTAAAACAGTTGTTTGGGTTGCAAACCGCCTCAAACCCATCAAGGACTCTTCTGGCTTGTTAATGATAAACAGGACAGGCAATCCTGTTTTAACAAGCCCGAGCATGGGCATAGTTTGGTCAGCGAGCTTGAGCAAAGAGGTGAGTTCTCCTCTGGTATTACAGCTACTGGATTCAGGAAATCTTATCCTCAGAGGTGAACAAGATGGTGattctgaaaattatttttggcaaAGCTTTGATTATCCTTCTGATACATTGCTACCAGGAATGAAGGTCGGATGGGATTTAAAGACTGGTCTTGAGCGGCGCTTAACATCATGGAAGAGCTCAAATGACCCGTCTCCTGGAGACCTTATTTGGAAAATTGAACGACAAGGGAATCCTGAGCTAGTCATGTGGAAGGGATCAACAAAGTTCTATAGGACTGGCCCATGGAATGGCGTCACATTCAGTGCTTCATCAATAAAGCCTAACCCAATCTTTAACTCAAGCTTTGTCTCTAATGAGGATGAGCTCTACTACACATACATCCTCGTAGATAAAGCTGTTTTCTCAAGGACTCTCGTGAACCAAACACTCTCTTTACGTCAACGATTCGTGTGGAGTAAAGCAACTCAAAGTTGGGAGCTGTATACAAGTTTGCCAAGAGATCAGTGTGACACGTACAATCTCTGTGGTGCCTATGGCATTTGCAGCATTAGCAAATCGCCTGTTTGCCAATGTTTAAAAGGTTTCAAACCTAAATCAGAGGTTTATGTGGAACGGTCTCAAGGGTGCGTACGTACTAAGCCGTTAAACTACTCTCGACGTGATggttttgtcaaatttaatgATCTGAAATTGCCAGATTCTACTTCCTCTTGGGTCAGCAAAAGTATGAATCTCAATGAATGCCGGGAGAAATGCTTAGACAACTCTTCTTGTATGGCATACACAAATTCAGATATCAGAGGAGAAGGCAGTGGCTGTGCCATGTGGTTTGGTGATCTGATTGACATCAGATACTTCCAAGATGGTGGGCAGGACTTGTATATTCGAATGTCTGCGTCAGAGCTAG GAGCGAAAGGTGAGCCTACGACAAAGATAGTGGTGATAGTCATTTCTAGTGCTGCTCTGCTAGCTGTGGTGCTTATAGCTGGCTACTTGATTCGCAAACGCAGGAGAAATATAGCAG AGAAAACAGAAAACGATCAGATTCAAAACATAGACCTGGAGCTACCATTGTTTGAGTTAGCTACAATTGTTAGTGCCACCAATAACTTTTCAATCAACAAGAAGCTTGGACAAGGAGGCTTTGGACCCGTTTACAAG GGCACGCTAGTGGATGGACAGGAAATTGCTGTGAAGAGGCTTTCGAAGATTTCTGAGCAAGGATTGAAAGAGTTAAAGAATGAAGTTATACTATTTTCCAAATTACAGCACAGAAATCTTGTAAAGCTTCTTGGCTGCTGCATTCAGGGAGAGGAGAAATTGTTGATTTATGAATTCATGACCAACAAAAGCCTGGACTCTTTCATTTTTG ATCAAGAAAGATGTAAGATATTGGATTGGTCCAAGCGTTTCCACATTATTTGTGGGACTGCTAGAGGTGTTATGTACCTTCATCAAGATTCTAGATTGAGGATTATACATCGAGATCTCAAAGCAAGTAATGTGCTACTCGATCAAGATATGAACCCAAAAATTTCGGATTTTGGTTTGGCAAGAGCTTTTGGTGGAGACGAAACAGAAGGAAACACAAAAAGAGTGATTGGAACATA TGGTTATATGGCACCGGAATACGCTAGTGATGGACAATTCTCAGTAAAATCTGATGTCTTCAGCTTTGGAATTTTATTGCTGGAGATAATAAgtggaaagaaaaatagaggATTTTATCATTCCGACAACAACCTTAACCTTATAGGACAT GCATGGAAGTTGTGGAACGAAGGCATGCCTTCACAATTAATCGATCCGTGTATTCAAGGCTCATTCAATCTTGCTGAAGTGATACGATGCATCCACATCGGTTTGTTATGCGTGCAACAGCATCCAAAGGACAGGCCAAGCATGCCCTCAGTGATTTTGATGTTGGGCAGCGAGACTGTGTTGCCTCAGCCAAAGCAACCCGGTTACTTGGCGGACAGGAATTCTACCAGACTAGATTCTTCATCAAGCAGGCCTGAATCATCTTCAACTAATACAATTACGATCTCTGAGTTAGAGGGTCGGTAG
- the LOC102616779 gene encoding receptor-like serine/threonine-protein kinase SD1-6 isoform X39: MAPEYASDGKFSVKSDVFSFGILLLEIISGKKNRGFYHSDNKLNLIGHAWKLWNEGMPSQLIDPCIQGSFNLAEVIRCIHIGLLCVQQHPKDRPSMPSVILMLGSETVLPQPKQPGYLADRKSTRQDYSSSTPESCSTNTITISELEGR; the protein is encoded by the exons ATGGCACCGGAATACGCTAGTGATGGGAAATTCTCAGTAAAATCCGATGTCTTCAGCTTTGGAATTTTATTGCTGGAGATAATAAgtggaaagaaaaatagaggATTTTATCATTCCGACAACAAGCTTAACCTTATAGGACAT GCATGGAAGTTGTGGAACGAAGGCATGCCTTCACAATTAATCGATCCGTGTATTCAAGGCTCATTCAATCTTGCTGAAGTGATACGATGCATCCACATCGGTTTGTTATGCGTGCAACAGCATCCAAAGGACAGGCCAAGTATGCCCTCAGTGATTCTGATGTTGGGCAGCGAGACTGTGTTGCCTCAGCCAAAGCAACCCGGTTACTTGGCGGACAGGAAATCTACCAGACAAGATTATTCATCAAGCACGCCTGAATCATGTTCAACTAATACAATTACGATCTCTGAGTTGGAGGGTCGGTAG
- the LOC127899745 gene encoding uncharacterized protein LOC127899745, with protein sequence MEDAVIGALTGKRSRPPTTKRDQNKDAPATKRKNIVQQVPPLQTLPPAPAKVEETSGAATDPASSSPPVGPRSRLPDSRAEHLVPYLNELSKLVSKKDLEDFDGCTLGELVGAMQYSAFHLSCMITYYKAKVGRYNRQMKEDIQSATTRADVAEKRAGELNVENLKLMEQESLAQAKAITLEEELTKVKEDLLRQKAMYEAQLESLRDSHRAQVENLEREADNQYD encoded by the coding sequence ATGGAGGACGCAGTGATTGGAGCTCTGACCGGGAAACGTTCTCGGCCTCCAACAACCAAACGGGACCAGAACAAAGATGCTCCTGCTACGAAGCGAAAGAACATCGTGCAGCAGGTTCCTCCCTTGCAGACTCTTCCTCCTGCTCCTGCCAAGGTCGAGGAAACTAGTGGAGCAGCCACAGATcctgcttcttcttctcctcctgTCGGGCCTCGGTCTCGCTTACCTGACAGCCGAGCAGAACACTTGGTCCCCTATCTCAATGAGTTATCTAAACTCGTGAGCAAGAAGGACTTGGAGGACTTTGACGGCTGCACCTTGGGTGAACTGGTGGGAGCCATGCAGTATAGCGCTTTCCACCTCAGCTGCATGATCACCTATTACAAGGCTAAGGTTGGCCGCTACAATCGGCAGATGAAGGAGGACATTCAGTCAGCGACTACCAGAGCTGACGTTGCCGAGAAGAGAGCAGGGGAGCTGAATGTTGAGAACCTTAAGCTGATGGAGCAAGAATCtcttgctcaagcaaaagccattacCCTGGAGGAGGAGCTGACCAAGGTCAAGGAGGATCTGCTAAGGCAGAAGGCTATGTATgaggctcagctcgaatctctACGTGATTCCCACCGGGCTCAGGTTgagaacttggagagggaggccgacaaccagtacgactag
- the LOC102616779 gene encoding G-type lectin S-receptor-like serine/threonine-protein kinase At4g27290 isoform X42: protein MDAFLFSFICCKLLFFLSESSFASDTITSSQSLSDGRTLVSKDGSFELGFFSPGSSKNRYVGIWYKNMPVKTVVWVANRINPINDSSGLLVVNQTGNLVLTSQDKSVVWSANLSKEVRTPVVLQLLDSGNLVLRGERDGGSETYLWQSFDYPSDTLLPGMKLGWDLKTGLERCITSWKSPDDPSPGNFIWAVERQDNPELIMWKGSRKFQRSGPWNGLQFSATPLRPNPIFNFSFVSNEDELYYTFDMRDKAAFSRIVMNQTLYLRQRFIWDKATQSWELYSNVPRDLCDTYALCGAYGICIISDMPVCQCLKGFKPKSRGYVDWSQGCVRYKSLNYSRQDGFIKFTAMKLPDATLSWVSKSMNLNECREKCLDNSSCMAYTNSDIRGEGSGCAMWFGDLIDIRYFQDGGQDLYIRMSASELGAKGVPRTKIVVTVISTAALLAVVIAAGYLVHKRRRNIVEKTENNRETDQVQNMDLELPLFELATIANATSNFSINNKLGEGGFGPVYKGTLVDGQEIAVKRLSKISEQGLKELKNEVILFSKLQHRNLVKLLGCCIQGEEKLLIYEFMPNKSLNSFIFDQERCKILDWSKRFHIICGTARGVMYLHQDSRLRIIHRDLKASNVLLDQDMNPKISDFGLARAFGGDETEGNTKRVIGTYGYMAPEYASDGKFSVKSDVFSFGILLLEIISGKKNRGFYHSDNKLNLIGHAWKLWNEGMPSQLIDPCIQGSFNLAEVIRCIHIGLLCVQQHPKDRPSMPSVILMLGSETVLPQPKQPGYLADRKSTRQDYSSSTPESCSTNTITISELEGR from the exons ATGGatgcatttttgttttccttcatCTGTTGTAAGTTACTGTTTTTCTTGTCTGAATCCTCTTTTGCTTCCGACACCATTACTTCATCTCAGTCCCTCAGCGATGGCAGGACCTTAGTTTCAAAAGATGGAAGCTTTGAGCTTGGTTTCTTCAGTCCTGGTAGTTCCAAGAATCGTTACGTAGGAATTTGGTACAAAAATATGCCTGTTAAAACTGTTGTTTGGGTTGCAAACCGAATCAACCCCATTAATGACTCTTCTGGCTTGTTAGTTGTAAACCAGACGGGCAATCTTGTTTTAACAAGCCAGGACAAGAGTGTAGTTTGGTCAGCAAACTTGAGTAAAGAAGTCCGGACTCCAGTTGTATTGCAGCTACTAGATTCAGGAAATCTTGTCCTCAGAGGTGAACGAGATGGTGGTTCTGAAACTTATTTATGGCAAAGCTTTGATTATCCTTCTGATACATTGCTACCGGGAATGAAGCTCGGATGGGATTTGAAGACTGGTCTTGAGCGGTGTATAACATCATGGAAGAGCCCAGATGACCCGTCTCCTGGAAACTTTATTTGGGCAGTTGAACGACAAGATAATCCTGAGTTAATCATGTGGAAGGGATCAAGAAAGTTTCAAAGGAGTGGCCCATGGAATGGCCTTCAATTCAGTGCTACACCATTGAGGCCAAACCCCATTTTTAACTTCAGCTTTGTCTCTAATGAGGATGAGCTGTACTACACCTTCGACATGAGAGATAAAGCTGCTTTCTCAAGGATTGTTATGAACCAAACACTCTATTTACGTCAACGATTCATATGGGATAAAGCAACTCAAAGTTGGGAATTGTATTCAAATGTGCCAAGAGATCTATGTGACACTTATGCCCTTTGTGGTGCCTATGGCATTTGCATCATTAGCGATATGCCTGTTTGCCAATGTTTAAAAGGTTTTAAACCAAAGTCAAGGGGATATGTGGACTGGTCTCAAGGGTGTGTGCGTTATAAGTCGTTAAACTACTCGAGACAAGATGGATTCATCAAATTCACTGCGATGAAATTGCCAGATGCTACTCTTTCTTGGGTGAGCAAAAGTATGAATCTCAATGAATGCCGGGAGAAATGCTTAGACAACTCTTCTTGTATGGCATACACAAATTCAGATATCAGAGGAGAAGGCAGTGGCTGTGCCATGTGGTTTGGTGATCTGATTGACATCAGATACTTCCAAGATGGTGGGCAGGACTTGTATATTCGAATGTCTGCTTCAGAGCTAG GAGCGAAAGGTGTGCCTAGGACGAAGATAGTGGTGACAGTCATTTCTACTGCTGCTCTGTTAGCTGTGGTGATTGCAGCTGGCTATTTGGTTCACAAAAGAAGGAGAAATATAGTAG agaaaacagaaaacaacAGGGAAACTGATCAGGTTCAAAACATGGACCTGGAGCTACCACTGTTTGAGTTAGCTACAATTGCTAATGCCACCAGTAACTTTTCAATCAACAACAAGCTTGGAGAAGGTGGCTTTGGACCTGTTTACAAG GGCACGCTAGTGGATGGGCAGGAAATTGCTGTGAAGAGGCTTTCGAAGATTTCTGAGCAAGGATTGAAGGAGTTAAAGAATGAAGTTATACTATTTTCCAAATTACAGCATAGAAATCTTGTAAAGCTTCTTGGCTGCTGCATTCAGGGAGAGGAGAAACTGTTGATTTATGAATTCATGCCCAACAAAAGCCTGAACTCTTTCATTTTTG ATCAAGAAAGATGTAAGATATTGGATTGGTCCAAGCGTTTCCACATTATTTGTGGGACTGCTAGGGGTGTTATGTACCTTCATCAAGATTCTAGATTGAGGATTATACATCGAGATCTCAAAGCAAGTAATGTGCTACTCGATCAAGATATGAATCCAAAAATTTCGGATTTTGGTTTGGCAAGAGCTTTTGGTGGAGACGAAACAGAAGGAAACACAAAAAGAGTGATTGGAACATA TGGTTATATGGCACCGGAATACGCTAGTGATGGGAAATTCTCAGTAAAATCCGATGTCTTCAGCTTTGGAATTTTATTGCTGGAGATAATAAgtggaaagaaaaatagaggATTTTATCATTCCGACAACAAGCTTAACCTTATAGGACAT GCATGGAAGTTGTGGAACGAAGGCATGCCTTCACAATTAATCGATCCGTGTATTCAAGGCTCATTCAATCTTGCTGAAGTGATACGATGCATCCACATCGGTTTGTTATGCGTGCAACAGCATCCAAAGGACAGGCCAAGTATGCCCTCAGTGATTCTGATGTTGGGCAGCGAGACTGTGTTGCCTCAGCCAAAGCAACCCGGTTACTTGGCGGACAGGAAATCTACCAGACAAGATTATTCATCAAGCACGCCTGAATCATGTTCAACTAATACAATTACGATCTCTGAGTTGGAGGGTCGGTAG